The following coding sequences lie in one Cydia strobilella chromosome 16, ilCydStro3.1, whole genome shotgun sequence genomic window:
- the LOC134748512 gene encoding sodium channel protein Nach-like yields the protein MEKFNMKSAWWQKYRHAKNHPNRLSMEMVLRRSFAQVLRDYVQHCSLGGIKQVCERDIPIKHRIFWTILTGLTYAALIYMLMNIWKATLSNPLLVTMDSSTYPIAEIDFPAVAVCNINRISMKSVKKRAVEIYQNQRQKQPNATLKDIEWYLLEAGRLLDYSYNESLRLRLLKFSAQTAEDSQKNIEEMERLAPSCEEMLLRCSWNGQEVNCSHIFTMRRTVLGHCCAFNYVLKYNSMGRPDKSNNLIGNAMRQKQAGMHHGLIVVLDPLLEDYAYPLRSVEGFDVFLFDPTHFADPSGGRVLQRVSQPNEVMVLELRSVKQVATTEVRKYPLSTRKCLFHDEVPEHFGDMYSYSACIARCRIKTIRSLCKCTPYFLPAGNNGEIVCSLSDLWCLNKYREKLLYFYPFNSNAKFGLEMERLDSLYCPECLPDCELTKHYTKSSVIPIRDRGLGDQPVLPNIAKGLNVTQSSNLAIVYIYQPTNDGVLDRLDVVSYWYEILSNVGGFAGILVGLSIISVVEIVYYFVVRLIQVLCSNWKLYY from the exons ATGGAAAAGTTCAACATGAAATCCGCGTGGTGGCAAAAATACAGACACGCCAAGAACCATCCCAACCGGCTGAGTATGGAGATGGTCCTGCGCCGGAGCTTTGCGCAGGTGCTGAGGGATTATGTGCAGCACTGCTCACTCGGGGGCATCAAGCaggtgtgcgagcgggacatccCGATCAAGCATCG AATTTTCTGGACCATATTAACCGGCCTCACCTACGCCGCTCTCATCTACATGCTGATGAATATATGGAAGGCCACATTAAGCAACCCCCTGCTGGTGACCATGGACTCTTCCACGTACCCCATCGCCGAGATTGACTTCCCTGCCGTCGCCGTGTGCAATATTAACCGGATTAGTATGAAGTCCGTTAAGAAGCGTGCGGTGGAGAT TTACCAAAACCAAAGGCAAAAACAACCAAACGCCACCCTGAAAGACATCGAATGGTATCTGTTGGAAGCCGGTCGGCTCTTGGACTATTCCTACAACGAATCTCTTAGACTACGTCTCCTGAAGTTTTCCGCTCAGACCGCGGAGGActcacaaaaaaatatagagGAAATGGAACGG CTGGCTCCATCATGCGAGGAAATGCTCCTGCGTTGTTCCTGGAACGGACAAGAAGTGAACTGCAGCCATATTTTCACCATGCGGCGCACTGTTCTGGGGCACTGTTGCGCATTCAACTACGTGCTTAAGTACAACTCTATGGGCAG GCCAGACAAAAGCAACAACCTGATCGGGAATGCGATGCGGCAGAAGCAAGCGGGCATGCATCACGGACTCATCGTAGTGTTAGACCCGCTGCTGGAAGACTATGCCTATCCTCTGAGAAGCGTGGAAGGTTTTGAT GTATTTCTGTTCGACCCAACTCACTTCGCGGATCCAAGTGGTGGGCGCGTGCTGCAGCGCGTGTCCCAGCCTAATGAAGTAATGGTGTTAGAGCTGCGATCAGTCAAGCAGGTCGCCACGACTGAAGTCAGGAAGTACCCCCTTAGCACT AGGAAATGTCTCTTCCACGACGAGGTTCCCGAACACTTCGGGGACATGTACTCATATAGCGCATGCATTGCGCGCTGCAGGATTAAGACCATCCGCTCTCTCTGCAAGTGCACGCCTTACTTCTTGCCTGCCGGCAACAATGGCGAGATTGTCTGCTCACTGTCGGATCTGTGGTGCCTCAACAAGTACAGAG AAAAACTTCTCTATTTCTACCCGTTCAACTCAAACGCCAAGTTCGGGCTAGAGATGGAGCGCCTAGACTCACTCTACTGCCCCGAGTGTCTGCCGGACTGCGAATTGACGAAGCACTACACCAAGTCCTCCGTGATTCCGATCAGGGATCGAGGACTCGGAGACCAGCCAGTGCTGCCGAATATTGC GAAAGGCTTGAACGTCACACAATCAAGTAATCTAGCGATTGTGTATATCTATCAACCGACCAACGATGGAGTCTTGGACCGACTCGATGTGGTCTCCTACTGGTATGAAATACTGA